From the genome of Balaenoptera ricei isolate mBalRic1 chromosome 13, mBalRic1.hap2, whole genome shotgun sequence:
CGCGCTGGTCATCTTGGCTGTGCTGACAAGCCGCTCGCTGCGAGCCCCGCAGAACCTGTTCCTAGTGTCGCTGGCTGCCGCCGACATCCTGGTGGCCACGCTCATCATCCCTTTCTCGCTGGCCAACGAGCTGCTGGGCTACTGGTACTTCTGGCGCACCTGGTGCGAGGTGTACCTGGCGCTCGACGTGCTCTTCTGCACCTCCTCCATCGTACACCTGTGCGCCATCAGCCTGGACCGCTACTGGGCCGTGAGCCGCGCGCTGGAGTACAACTCCAAGCGCACCCCGCGCCGCATCAAGTGCGTCATCCTCACCGTGTGGCTCATCGCAGCTGTCATCTCGCTGCCGCCCCTCATCTACAAGGGCGACCCGGGTCCCCAGCCCCGAGGGCGCCCTCAGTGCAAGCTCAACCAAGAGGCCTGGTACATCCTGGCCTCCAGCATTGGATCTTTCTTTGCACCCTGCCTTATCATGATCCTTGTCTACCTGCGGATCTATCTGATCGCCAAGCGCAGCCACCGCAGAGGTCCCAGGGCCAAGGGGGGCCCTGGGGAGCGTGGGTCTAAGCAGCCCCGCCCTGTCCCTGGGGAAGTTTCAGCCTCAGCCAGATTGCCAACTCTGGCCTCTCAACTGGCTACTGCTGGAGAGGCCAATGGATGCTCCCAGCCCACTGGGGAGAAGGACGAGGGGGAGACCCCTGAAGACCCTGGGACCCCCGCCTTGCCCCCCAGCTGGCCTTCCCGTCCCAGCTCAGGCCAGAGTCAGAAGGAAGGTGTTGGTGGGACGTCTCcagaggaggagggggctgaagaggaggaggaggaggggtgtgaGCCGAAGGCCTTGTCAGCGTCTCCCGCCTCAGCTTGCAGCCCCCCCCTGCAGCAACCCCAGGGCTCCCAGCTGCTGGCGACCCTACGTGGCCAGGTGCTCCTGGGCAGGGGCAAGGGCACTGCGGGGGGGCAGTGGTGGCGGCGGCGGACGCAGCTGACCCGGGAGAAGCGGTTCACGTTCGTGCTGGCCGTGGTCATCGGCGTCTTCGTGCTCTGCTGGTTCCCCTTCTTCTTCAGCTACAGCCTGGGTGCCATCTGCCCTCAGCACTGCAAGGTGCCCCACGGCCTCTTCCAGTTCTTCTTCTGGATCGGCTACTGCAACAGCTCGCTGAACCCTGTCATCTACACCATCTTCAACCAGGACTTTCGTCGTGCCTTCCGAAGGATCCTTTGCCGCCAGTGGACCCAGACGGCCTGGTGAGCCCGCCTGCCCGCTGCCCGTGCGGGGTTGGTGCCAGGTGGTGCCAGAGCCACCCTACTTCTTGCCCTGTTTTATGTGGCCACCTCCGTAGGGCTTTCTGGTCCCTTCCCTGCTCCTGCAGGCCTCATCCCGGGAACCCCCTCGGAGGGGCAGGGTCTATTTGAAGCTTCCCCTTGCTGGCTTGGCCGTGGGGGGCCATCTTCTCCACCCCCTGCCTGTGCAGAGGCAGATGGATGAGGCTTGGACCTTCCTGAATGTAGCCGAGGCCAGGCTCCCTCCCAGAACCCCAGACCCCTGCAAACCTTGAGGACCCTGTGTTTTCTGGTTGATCACTTGCTTgtggtgttttgtttctttctcatcttccccTTGAAAAGAGCAGGGAGCCAGCCTTCTGCTTTTTCCAGGAGGGCCTGCTGCTGAGGAAGAGGCAGAAATGACGATGGGCATCCGTGCTGTGTGCCCGTGGTCCCCATTAGACCCTGGGTGGGGGTTTATGGGCTGGCACCATCTTTGGgcccttcttctccttccccctgcTTTTGGAGTTGTAACTCCAGAACTGTGGATCATTTTCCTCACCCGGCGCCCCTCTGGGAGGCTGGTGGGTGCGTGGATGCCTCAGTGGGGGTGGTCTGGGGGTCTGGCCTCTGCCTCCACGGGAGAGCCCTGATCACTAGCATTCACCGCCTGCAAAACCCAGGGCAACAATAGCTTGCCGCCTACTTGCTGCAGGGAGATGAAAGGCTTCGCAGAAAGTTTTGAGCTCCGTGGGGGAACGCACTAGAGAACCAGAAAATGTGATTATTCGGTGATATAAAAATCCCCCTTTTCTGGGTTTACCACCGCCTGTCTTCCTATAGACTTTTGTTCTGTGCCTGGGGTGTGAATTCCTACCCCAAACTGGAAGTGGGGAGTGGCAGACAGAACCACGACTTTAGTTAAAGGATTTCTTCCAGAATGTGTTCTTATGCCTGCAAAGGTTTGAGTTATTACGCTGCATGACAACTTCTCGACATTTCACCTGCAACACCAAGAGGGTTTTCATTGGCTTGGACCCCCCAATGGGGGAGAAGTCTTTTGTCATCAAGCAGGCACATTGTTTCCCCAGGATCGCTAAAAATACCCACCGCATGGGAATGGTCTGAGATGAGAGCATGTGGTGGGGTGCTGGGGCTAGAGCAGGTGAGAAGGAGCCCCATGGACTCCCAGGGGAGCCTCCCACTGGAGTTCCTGGGCAGGGCTCCAAGCCCCAGATAGATCCCTTTGATGCAGAACTGATTCCACCCCGGGTGGGTACCGTCTGCCCATCTCAGACCCAGCCACGTTGCTCCACCCCACTGATGGGCCTCCAGGGGCCTCTCCCTCctggtcccctcccccaccccagacctggcaCCTGGAGCAATTGGGAGCATGTGGGGGATGTTTTGCAGTCTTCCCCATGCGAGTGCCTGGCTTCACCATTAAGCCGGTGAGCATTTTGTCTTGGGGGCGGGGCTGAGCAGCACAGGCACTGCGGGCACGCTGATGGGCCTGGCTAGACTTGGAGGGATGCTGAGGGAGTTTTCTGGGGTGGAGAGAATGGAGGGGACCAAAGAGAGTCCCTCCTGGGGTGGGAGGCTGTCCAGTTCATTCCCTGGTCCCAGTGTGAGGCCAGTGCATTGCCtcgggcagggctggggaggctgGGCCCAGGGGAGGGGCTGGCTTATGACATCTGCTGACTGGTCTTGTGTGTGCCCCATGGGACCCCTGCTATTGTTGCCTGTGACTCCCTTGTTGTGatatgcaggttttttttttttttttaagtctgagcTATTTTATCAATAAAGGATATTTTGTAGTAAGCAAGCTGTGTCCTCATTGTCCAAGGGCTGCCAGAAGTAGCTGTTCCTCACCTACCTGAGTAGTAGACTCTGCGCATGGGCGCCCTCCCAGGGCCAGTTGCCCTTTGCTCCTCTGGGTGCGGCTGGCTGGTACCCAcccacctgcctgcctgcttTGTCCACTCAGCATCCCTTATCCATCATTACAAGTCAGTGGGGGCGAGAGTCGCCCGGGGAGCCTGAGACTGGCTgcctgggaagggaaggaagggagggcatCCCAGAGGAGATGGCCTTTGGGCAGGGTCTTGGGGGAAGATCAGGAGTATACCAAGAGGGAAGACAGGAAGGTATTCTGGGCAGGAGAAAGCACACGCAAAGCATGTTGTGTTCGGTGAATTTGTGGCAGTTCAAGAGTCAGCCTGAAGCCAGCCCTGATGGGCGAGCAGGCACAACAGCTGGGGGCCAGCAGGGGTGGTCAGACACCACCCACATGGGATGGGAGGAacatggggaagggggagggggaggaggggaggaggggggggaggggaggcgagggggagggggaggaggaggaggaggggggagggagggtctcTCTGAAGAATGTTTTAAGCTGCTGCCTTCAGaaaggggcaggagagggggaTGGAGCTGCTTTGTCAGGCTCTCCAGCACTAAGATTCAGAGCTGGAAGGCCTGCAGATGGTTCCTCTCAGTCTCCTCACTTCCCAGGTGAAGGGTCTGAGGCCCCAAAGGCACCCTATGAGCTGGGTTAGGAGCTGAGTCCACCAGGCTTCCTGTCACCGCAGAGAAGGTAGTCTCTGGCCCCCGAACACGGCTGGCCTGGTTCTGTGGGCAGGGGAGGCCAGGCAGCAGGCTGCTGTCAGGAGCaggcggcagggggtggggtagggCCGATGCCAGTGGCAGGACCCCAGGGAGGGATGAAGCCCGGGTGGGGAGGGCCCAGATCCGGTGGGGGGAGGCCACCCCCGCCACAGCCAAGCATTCACACTTGAAGGGGGCCGTGGCTTCTGCCAGAGGCAACGACCAGAGACTCCAATGTATCCACCACCACGGGTGGACTTGGGGACACAGGGCTTCACTGAGGACTTTACAAGgaagccaggccctgccttgagGAGCTCCCAGCGCCTCCCACCAGCCTGTGCACCCACCGCTAAGGCCCCGGGCCTGAGGAGGGCGGATCAAGGTAGCTCACTTCTTCCCGTTTACTGAGCCCATGGCTCTTCTGCTGCTTCCTctgattacctcatttaatcctataAGGTAAGTATCAGCCCATTTTATTCCAGGGAAATGGAGGCTTAAAAGGATGCAACAGCTCGCCTGAGGTCATCCATGCCCAGGCTCCTTTTACTGGACCACACTCTCTGCTGTTGGCATGGGAGAAGAGCTCCCCACCCAATCTCTGGAGATGGTTGCAGAAAATTACTCCTGCTAGAGCTGAGCTGTTGGCAGtccattttgaatatattgtcttgtttaatcctcataacttTGCTGGGTGtgaccattttacagaagaggaaactggggctgGCCAGGGGATTCTGAAGCTGCATCTGGATGGATTCAGTTGGCAGCAGTGCTGTGATAGACTGCTCATGTCTGTCACTGCTAAGGAATGAGTAAGTGATGGTATGTGTGTCACAGGTTTTCCATTCCTGACAGCTCAGTCCAATCCCTGAATTTTATTAAAgaagagactgaggcccagaaaaagaTAACTTGCTTTggacctccccaccccctactcCATAGCCACGTGGTGGGAGAGCCGGGTCTAGAACCCAGGTTGTCTGACTCTGTGCCCACCATACCACAGCTTCATACTGAAGGGATTGTAACCAGACTCAAAGAATAACAGGCTCACATTCAGGAAACATCTGCTGACAGTCTGCTGCATGCCAGGTCCTGTGCTAGGCTCATCCCTGTTTTGCTACTTTATTCAgttctcagatgaagaaactgagatacagagtCCTGGGGACTTGCCCAGGGTAATATGTGGTGCAGGTGGAGCTGGATCCCAGGACCCCTGGCTCCCACCCTGGCCTTCTCCTCCTCTCACAGCCCGTTCCTGCTGTTCTGTGTAAGTAGCACCCACTTTTGATTTCACCCTGAGCCCATCTGAGAATTAGTGGGTCAATGAGCTGGGCTCAGATCAGCAGAGATATGGGGTGAGGATGCAGCCCTTCTTCTCCCAGGAGTAATCTTGGTGAAAGCCCTGGAGGTGAGAGCAGGGACAGAAAGCAAGCAGGTAAGCCGTCTTGGCCAGGCACTTCTACCTTTTGGAGGCCCCTTTCTTAAGATGTCCCTGACCAAAGGGAGGCACCATTAGAGAAGACGTGGCGGGGAGGGCTTAGGAAGACCCCTCCCCTCAACTGCATCCACTCTGTGGGAATCTGGGTCTTAGATCACAGGGGGTACCCTTGAAGCAGAGTTTagacacagcccctgcctcaGGCCAGCTACTGAGAAATCAGGGCGCTGGGAATTCCTCTTCGGAGCATTGTTGCAAGATGCACTCCTGACCCCTCGGCTCAGAAGGTACCCGTGGCAGGAGGGCCTGGCTGACCTGCCAGCAAGACTAAAGGTGGAGGGGGGCTTGTGGGTTCATCAGGcccttgcccctccccttcctctgcatGATCTCCATCTTGTGTGTTTTGGTGGGGGGCTGCTGGGAAGGGGGTGTGAGACCTTGTCCAGCTACCACTTGCAAATGAGGTTGATGCTGGCTGGGAAGGAGGCATCTACCCAGCTGGGGTTGACACTAGGCAACTTTGTGTTCCTGGTGCAGGCCGGGAGTTCTGCTCAGAGGGCCTGGTCACTGTGGGCGGCAGGACTGGGGTGGGATTTCCATGCCAGTGAAAATCACtggggaggtggtggggaggCCGGGGCCATACCCTGCTTCTGCCGTCATCTGTCTAGCTGCCcccgggcagggctgggtccctcTCGGAGCCTCAGTGTCCCTGTTTGCCCACAAGGGATTACCCCAGTGGTCCCCGAGTTCCCCAGCTTGAGGATTTatctctgccccacccccagcccagctcccaggaAGGTCCGGACATGGAGATTCCTGGAGTTAATCGGTTGTCCTTAGAGTCAGGCTCCTGGGCAGATCAGGTCTGTTTTTCTCACCTTTGTACCTCAGTGCAGACGCAGATTGGGTCTGGAATGACCGATCATTTCAGGGCCCCCTGAGTCAGGCAGTGGCGAGAGGAATAATGACCGCTCTGAGTCATTAGGGCCAGTGCCTGACATGCATCATCTGAGATCAATCGGAGAGATTGCTGTACCCAtttgacaggtgaggaaactgaggccgagGGAGGTTGAGGGACTTTTCTGAGGTCATCCAGAGCCGGCACACAAACCCACCCAACCTACTCTCAACTATGGCACTCACTGGCCTCAGCGCCCACCTCCTCAAGACAGGGGAGCAGGCCCAAGGGCCCCCAGCCCAGCAAAGCCCCTGCCCTGTGTGAGCTGGAGGGTCTCCTTTGCAGAGACCCCACGGCTTGGGGGCAGTCTCCCTGCTGCTGGCACCGGGCAGGCGGTGCGGAGCTCCCACCCTTCTAGGCTCTGCTGGCTGTTATTGGGGGGCGGTGGGGGAACTCAGCTAAAATTAGATTCTGGGATTCTTCGAGCTCCCGCATCCGTCCTTTCTTCTGTCCGTCAGTGGCAGCAGTGTGATGAAGGCTGTTGTCAGAAGGCCAGGGCTGGAAGAAGTCTGGATGTCAGTTTGCACCCTCCCCAGGGCCCGCTGGCTCTGATCTTCTTACACCCTCGCCTGGCCCTTGGCCAAAGTCTCTTGCTCTTGGCTTGGCTTGTGACCATCTAGTGATAGCAGTGATTTCAAAGGGAGAGGCGCCCCCCTCTTAATACCCACCCTCTACCCCTGGGGTTCTACCcctgttccttcctctctcccctctcttccctcccttcccctcccctggcccttccCACTTCCCAGTCCTCAGGAATTTGCTCCCCCTTCTCTCagccttccctcttcctcctgctgacCCTCTGACTTCTGCCTCTCCTTTGGGGACTGTCCTGACTCTTCCTGGGGCCGGCAGGCTCCGTGGACCAGTGTGATGGCAAGGGGATCGGAACACACTGGGGACCAAAAAAGAGCCTCCCTCCCTGGCAAGTCGGGGCTATTTCTGGCCCTGCTGCAGCCTTCTGGGGCTCCTGGCTcccaggcaggcagaggagaTGCTGGGCCCCAACCAAGGGTGCGAAGGCCCTGACCTCTGAGttccctggggagggggcatgCCCCTTCTggagctggggcggggggtgggcccCTCTGATCTCAGAGCAGCCAGGGCTCAGATGGAATGCCACTACCTCCACCTGGATGGGGACCTGGGCTGCTTGAAGAAGGAAAAGGGCTGGCCTCTGGCAGTGGGGAGCCCGGGTGTCCCTGTGTCATCCCAGTTCCCACCCTAGCCCAGCTgcagctgggagggagggagcgtgAGAGGCTGCCTGAGCCTGCGGCCTGGAGTCCCTGGACACTGGGGGCAGGCGAGGTTTGAACCCGGCCCTCCCCGGGCCAGTGCAGGAGAGGGCTGGGCCGGGTGGTCACAGGCAGCAGGCCCCAGTAGGTCCCTGGGTGCCTGTTGTCAGGTACTACTTTGACACAGCTGTTGTAGCTGCAAATCCCAGCTGTGGCCTCTCCACCCCCTTCTGGAGTTAGGGTGGGCACAGGGCTGGCAGCCATTTGAAGGATTTCCTCAGTTGGTTCAGAAGCACTGGCCAGGGTCCAGAGGCTTGGGTCATGGTCCCAGCCAGGCTGCCAAGTTGCTGTGTGATGTTAGGCAaatcccttcacctctctgagcttcgaATTCCTCATTGTCTGGTGGAGTTGGACTAGAGCATGGTTCAAATGATGTCCTGGGTGCTTCCCCAGGAACCCCTgggcaggggcagagagaggagggggaacTGAGTCAGTGGTCTCTGGCCCCCACCTCACCCCTGTCTTTTTCTGCTTGTGTATTGTTGAGGAAGCAGCTCCCCTACCTGCCCACCAGGCTTCCTCCTCTGCTGGCACTTATGGCCTCCATCCCCTTCCCACCTGAGGCTCATGTAACACCCCTCAGCCACCTCCCTGTCCTGCCCATGACATCTGTGTCCCAGGGAAATCTAGGTGGCATGAACCTTAGAagggccatctttttttttttttaattaaaaaaaaattatttatttatttggctgtgacaGGTCGTCGTTGTGCCTTGAGGTATGCGGGATCCTTTAG
Proteins encoded in this window:
- the ADRA2B gene encoding alpha-2B adrenergic receptor; the encoded protein is MDHQEPYSVQATAAIAAVITFLILFTIFGNALVILAVLTSRSLRAPQNLFLVSLAAADILVATLIIPFSLANELLGYWYFWRTWCEVYLALDVLFCTSSIVHLCAISLDRYWAVSRALEYNSKRTPRRIKCVILTVWLIAAVISLPPLIYKGDPGPQPRGRPQCKLNQEAWYILASSIGSFFAPCLIMILVYLRIYLIAKRSHRRGPRAKGGPGERGSKQPRPVPGEVSASARLPTLASQLATAGEANGCSQPTGEKDEGETPEDPGTPALPPSWPSRPSSGQSQKEGVGGTSPEEEGAEEEEEEGCEPKALSASPASACSPPLQQPQGSQLLATLRGQVLLGRGKGTAGGQWWRRRTQLTREKRFTFVLAVVIGVFVLCWFPFFFSYSLGAICPQHCKVPHGLFQFFFWIGYCNSSLNPVIYTIFNQDFRRAFRRILCRQWTQTAW